A portion of the Stigmatella aurantiaca DW4/3-1 genome contains these proteins:
- a CDS encoding NAD(P)H-dependent flavin oxidoreductase: MTKANWPDGRIQELFGIALPLIQAPMAGVVTPQMVIAVSEAGGLGSLPCAMLSLDQTREALDIIRQGTSRPINLNFFCHRPPQTDAARELAWRARLAPYYVEQGLDPEAPVPASNRRPFDSAFCALVEEYKPQVVSFHFGLPEQAWLDRVKAAGAKVIASATTVAEARWLEAHGCDAIIAMGFEAGGHRGNFLTDDMATQVGTIALVPQVADAVKVPVIAAGGIADARGIVAAFALGASAVQMGTAYLFCPEARLAPPHLQALRTAADDGTAITNVFTGRPARGIVNRLMRDLGLMSPLAPAFPLAGGPLAPLRNPSAPAGPGDFMSLWSGQAARLGRELPAGELTQRLASEALAKLSRG, encoded by the coding sequence ATGACCAAGGCGAACTGGCCCGATGGGCGCATTCAGGAACTCTTCGGCATCGCGCTTCCCCTCATTCAAGCGCCCATGGCCGGGGTGGTCACGCCGCAGATGGTGATCGCCGTCAGCGAGGCCGGCGGACTGGGCTCGCTCCCCTGCGCCATGCTGAGTCTGGACCAGACGCGCGAGGCGCTGGACATCATCCGCCAGGGGACGTCACGGCCCATCAATCTCAATTTCTTCTGTCATCGCCCACCCCAGACCGACGCCGCGCGCGAGTTGGCCTGGCGTGCCCGGCTGGCTCCTTATTATGTCGAGCAGGGGCTGGATCCCGAGGCACCGGTTCCAGCGTCGAATCGCAGACCGTTCGACAGTGCCTTCTGCGCGCTTGTCGAGGAATACAAGCCCCAGGTGGTCAGCTTCCACTTCGGGCTTCCAGAGCAGGCATGGCTGGACCGGGTGAAAGCGGCTGGCGCCAAGGTCATCGCTTCGGCGACGACGGTCGCAGAGGCCCGGTGGCTCGAAGCGCACGGGTGTGACGCGATCATCGCCATGGGCTTCGAGGCGGGCGGCCATCGCGGCAACTTCCTCACGGACGACATGGCCACCCAGGTGGGGACCATCGCCCTGGTGCCCCAGGTCGCCGATGCGGTGAAGGTTCCGGTGATTGCGGCCGGCGGCATCGCCGATGCGCGAGGCATCGTCGCTGCGTTCGCGCTCGGCGCCTCCGCGGTACAAATGGGAACCGCCTACCTGTTCTGTCCCGAAGCCAGGCTGGCACCTCCTCACCTCCAGGCGCTGAGGACGGCGGCGGATGATGGCACCGCCATCACCAACGTTTTCACCGGCCGTCCGGCGCGCGGCATCGTCAACCGGTTGATGCGCGACCTGGGGCTCATGTCTCCGCTCGCCCCGGCCTTTCCGCTCGCGGGAGGACCGCTCGCTCCCCTGAGGAACCCCTCTGCGCCCGCGGGGCCGGGCGACTTCATGTCCTTGTGGTCAGGGCAGGCTGCCCGGCTGGGCCGGGAACTCCCCGCGGGAGAGCTCACGCAACGTCTCGCCTCCGAAGCCCTGGCGAAGCTGTCTCGCGGCTGA
- a CDS encoding LysR family transcriptional regulator: MDRIDAMRVFVTALDEGSLAGAGRRLGHSPASVTRAISFLEAHVGVQLLHRTTRSLRLSEAGERYAAACRRVLTELEEADMLAAGERAAPLGMLTLTAPLVSGAHILRPILDAFLDTQPAVTARLLLLDRPVNLLDEGIDVALRIAHLPDSSLVAIRLGEVRKVVCASPAYLASRPPLSEPRDLAAHACIAMTQFGQDSWSFPPAQGSHAPRHVRLAPRLLVNGVEAAVASAVEGHGVTRVFSYQVAEEVRAGRLVVLLPEAEPPPLPVHLIAPEGRLSVPKVRAFVDFAVPKLKARFAQLGKLVPR; the protein is encoded by the coding sequence ATGGATCGCATCGATGCCATGCGCGTGTTCGTGACGGCGCTGGATGAGGGCAGCCTGGCCGGGGCGGGCCGACGTCTCGGGCACTCTCCGGCCTCCGTCACCCGGGCCATCTCCTTTCTCGAAGCCCATGTCGGGGTGCAGCTCCTGCACCGCACGACCCGCTCCCTCCGGCTGAGCGAAGCGGGCGAACGCTATGCCGCCGCATGCCGCCGGGTACTCACCGAATTGGAGGAGGCGGACATGCTCGCCGCGGGCGAACGCGCGGCGCCCCTCGGCATGCTCACCCTCACCGCGCCCCTCGTCAGCGGGGCGCACATCTTGAGGCCGATCCTCGATGCCTTTCTCGACACGCAGCCCGCGGTCACGGCCAGGCTCCTTCTGCTCGATCGCCCGGTCAACCTGCTCGATGAGGGCATCGACGTGGCGCTCCGGATCGCGCACCTGCCCGACTCGAGCCTCGTCGCGATCCGCCTCGGCGAGGTCCGGAAAGTCGTCTGCGCCTCACCCGCCTACCTCGCCAGCCGCCCTCCCCTCTCGGAGCCGAGGGATCTCGCGGCGCACGCCTGCATCGCCATGACCCAGTTTGGCCAGGACTCGTGGAGCTTTCCGCCCGCCCAGGGCAGTCACGCGCCACGGCACGTCCGCCTCGCGCCCAGGTTGCTGGTGAATGGTGTCGAAGCCGCCGTCGCCTCCGCCGTCGAGGGCCATGGCGTGACGCGCGTCTTCTCCTACCAAGTGGCGGAAGAGGTCCGGGCAGGCCGGTTGGTGGTGCTGCTTCCGGAGGCCGAGCCGCCGCCCCTGCCCGTTCACCTCATCGCCCCCGAAGGCCGTCTGTCGGTTCCCAAAGTCCGCGCGTTCGTCGACTTTGCCGTACCGAAACTCAAAGCCAGATTCGCGCAGTTGGGCAAACTCGTGCCCCGCTGA
- a CDS encoding AbfB domain-containing protein, producing MIPLPRLTRAGNAVLRLLPLLCGLFSLQGAQAAWAPKTPPLATPWTSQVSTTNALPEYPRPQMVRADWQNLNGEWQFGNATAGQTPPFGQNLAESVLVPFPIESALSGIKRYQERMWYRRTFTVPAAWNGRRVNLHFGAVDWEATVYVNRQLVGSHKGGFDAFSFDITNNLNGGTNEIIVGVYDPTEVGGQPVGKQRNNPSGIFYTAASGIWQTVWLEPTPSARITRLDMTPDVAGSALRLTVRGTGLSGQTVEAIAFNGTTQVGSATGNVDGEIRIPVPNPKLWSPESPFLYDLRVSLKSGSTVVDQVTSYFGMRSVGLKLVGGVLRPVLNGQFVFQIGTLDQGYWPDGIYTAPTDEALKFDIQKHKDLGYNLLRKHIKVEPQRWFYWADKLGILVWQDMPLMDLRTPSAAARTQFELELRELYDEHRSATSVIAWVVQNEGWGQYDQARLADLVKGWDSSRLVDNMSGINCCGSVDGGNGDLADWHVYVGPASPPPSATRAAVLGEFGGLGLRVAGHEWSPGNGFGYEMVANSAALTTRYVGLMQGLQTLMNKPGLSAAVYTEITDVENEVNGMYTYDRAILKVDLNQVRTAHLNLIAASRQLNNLGPLPVGQYRSLQVTTPGYTNRYARHFESLGATEVVTSTSSGTLKQDATFKIVAGLADAACYSFESRNYPGSYLRHSASRIRRDARDGTALFDQDATFCARAALDGSPNVSLESKNLPGSYLRHRDSALWVDPLTNTTGFRQDATWAIAAPWWQSGANVPVGTYQSFQVTTAGYTNRYLRHIDSLANTEVVDGASTATLKQDATFRLVTGLAESSCYSFESRNFPGQYLRHASSRLRKDARDGTALFDQDATFCAQPGLSGTGVSFESFNYPGRFIRHYGAEVWTASGFGTTWDSATGFNADSSWNIASPWAP from the coding sequence ATGATCCCACTCCCCCGACTCACGCGTGCTGGCAACGCCGTCCTGCGGCTGTTGCCCCTGTTGTGTGGCTTGTTCTCACTCCAAGGGGCCCAAGCCGCCTGGGCGCCCAAGACACCGCCCCTGGCCACCCCGTGGACCTCTCAGGTGTCCACCACCAACGCCCTGCCGGAATATCCCCGGCCGCAGATGGTCCGCGCCGACTGGCAGAACCTCAACGGCGAGTGGCAGTTCGGCAATGCCACCGCGGGCCAGACGCCCCCCTTTGGCCAGAACCTCGCCGAGAGCGTCCTCGTCCCCTTCCCCATCGAGTCCGCCCTCTCCGGCATCAAGCGGTACCAGGAGCGCATGTGGTACCGCCGCACCTTCACCGTTCCCGCCGCCTGGAACGGCCGCCGCGTCAACCTCCACTTCGGCGCCGTGGACTGGGAGGCCACCGTCTACGTCAACCGGCAGTTGGTGGGCTCGCACAAGGGCGGCTTCGACGCTTTCAGCTTCGACATCACCAACAACCTCAACGGCGGCACCAACGAGATCATCGTCGGTGTCTATGATCCCACCGAGGTGGGCGGACAGCCCGTCGGCAAGCAGCGCAACAACCCGAGCGGCATCTTCTACACGGCCGCCTCGGGCATCTGGCAGACGGTGTGGCTGGAGCCCACGCCCTCGGCCCGCATCACGCGCCTGGACATGACGCCAGACGTGGCGGGCTCGGCCCTGCGCCTCACGGTGCGCGGCACGGGCCTCTCGGGCCAGACGGTCGAGGCCATTGCCTTCAATGGCACCACCCAGGTGGGCAGCGCCACGGGCAACGTGGACGGAGAGATCCGCATCCCCGTCCCCAACCCCAAGCTGTGGTCTCCCGAGAGCCCCTTCCTTTACGATCTGCGCGTCTCCCTCAAGAGCGGCTCCACCGTCGTGGATCAGGTGACGAGCTATTTCGGCATGCGCTCGGTGGGCCTGAAGCTCGTGGGCGGCGTGCTGCGCCCGGTGCTCAACGGCCAGTTCGTCTTCCAGATCGGCACCCTGGACCAGGGCTACTGGCCCGACGGCATCTACACCGCGCCCACGGACGAGGCGCTCAAGTTCGACATCCAGAAGCACAAGGACCTCGGCTACAACCTCCTCCGCAAGCACATCAAGGTCGAGCCCCAGCGCTGGTTCTACTGGGCCGACAAGCTGGGCATCCTCGTCTGGCAGGACATGCCCCTGATGGACCTCCGGACGCCCTCCGCCGCGGCGCGCACCCAGTTCGAACTCGAGCTGCGCGAGCTCTACGATGAGCACCGCAGCGCCACCTCGGTCATCGCGTGGGTGGTGCAGAACGAGGGCTGGGGCCAGTACGACCAGGCCCGGTTGGCCGATCTGGTGAAGGGCTGGGATTCCAGCCGCCTGGTGGACAACATGAGCGGCATCAACTGCTGCGGCTCCGTGGACGGTGGCAACGGCGACCTGGCGGATTGGCATGTCTACGTGGGCCCGGCCTCACCGCCCCCGTCGGCCACGCGCGCCGCGGTGCTGGGTGAGTTCGGCGGTCTGGGCCTGCGGGTCGCCGGCCACGAGTGGAGCCCGGGCAACGGCTTCGGGTACGAGATGGTCGCCAACAGCGCGGCGCTCACCACCCGCTACGTGGGCCTCATGCAGGGCCTCCAGACCCTGATGAACAAGCCGGGCCTGAGCGCGGCGGTCTACACGGAAATCACCGACGTGGAGAACGAGGTGAACGGCATGTACACCTACGACCGGGCCATCCTCAAGGTGGACCTCAACCAGGTGCGCACGGCTCACCTCAACCTGATCGCCGCCTCGCGGCAGCTCAACAACCTGGGGCCGCTGCCCGTGGGCCAGTACCGCTCCTTGCAGGTGACGACGCCGGGCTACACCAACCGCTATGCGCGCCACTTCGAGAGCCTGGGCGCCACCGAGGTCGTCACCAGCACCAGCAGCGGCACGCTCAAGCAGGATGCGACGTTCAAAATCGTCGCGGGACTGGCGGACGCCGCCTGCTACTCCTTCGAGTCGCGCAACTACCCCGGCAGCTACCTGCGGCACTCCGCCAGCCGCATCCGCAGAGATGCACGCGATGGCACGGCGCTCTTCGACCAGGACGCCACCTTCTGCGCCCGCGCGGCACTCGATGGCTCTCCGAACGTCTCGCTGGAGTCCAAGAACCTGCCCGGCTCCTACCTCCGTCACCGCGACAGCGCGCTCTGGGTGGACCCGCTCACCAACACCACGGGCTTCCGTCAGGATGCCACCTGGGCCATCGCGGCGCCGTGGTGGCAGAGCGGCGCGAATGTCCCCGTGGGCACCTACCAGTCCTTCCAGGTGACGACGGCGGGCTACACCAACCGCTACCTGCGCCACATCGACAGCCTGGCCAACACCGAGGTCGTGGACGGTGCCAGCACCGCCACGCTCAAGCAGGACGCGACCTTCCGGCTCGTGACCGGCCTGGCCGAGTCGAGCTGCTACTCGTTCGAGTCGCGCAACTTCCCTGGCCAATACCTGCGGCACGCCAGCAGCCGCCTCCGCAAGGACGCTCGCGACGGCACGGCGCTCTTCGACCAGGACGCCACCTTCTGTGCCCAGCCGGGCCTGTCCGGCACCGGCGTCTCGTTCGAGTCCTTCAACTACCCCGGGCGTTTCATCCGCCACTACGGCGCCGAGGTGTGGACGGCCTCGGGGTTTGGAACCACCTGGGACTCGGCCACCGGATTCAACGCGGACTCGAGCTGGAACATCGCGTCCCCCTGGGCGCCCTAG
- a CDS encoding EamA family transporter: MLAAVGIVLITPWRGGTGAIDPLGVLLALFAGGCWGAYIVLGGRVSKVLPGGQSVATGMLFASLAILPFSFAEGLAQRLTPPLFAASLAVALLSSAVPFTLERMALRVLRATPSPSC, encoded by the coding sequence GTGCTCGCGGCGGTTGGCATCGTCCTCATCACCCCCTGGCGGGGAGGAACCGGCGCGATCGATCCACTGGGGGTCCTGCTGGCGCTCTTCGCGGGTGGATGCTGGGGGGCCTACATCGTGCTGGGCGGGCGCGTGTCCAAGGTGCTCCCGGGAGGACAGAGCGTTGCGACGGGAATGCTGTTCGCCTCCCTGGCGATCCTGCCCTTCTCGTTCGCGGAGGGCCTCGCGCAACGTCTGACTCCGCCCCTGTTCGCGGCGTCCCTGGCCGTCGCACTCCTCTCCAGTGCGGTGCCGTTCACCTTGGAGAGGATGGCGCTGCGCGTGCTTCGAGCCACACCTTCGCCATCCTGCTGA